One stretch of Armigeres subalbatus isolate Guangzhou_Male chromosome 2, GZ_Asu_2, whole genome shotgun sequence DNA includes these proteins:
- the LOC134217295 gene encoding uncharacterized protein LOC134217295, with product MESDGTENPVYAMHQVSYDIDLDIDSDHYMVETLDDDPLIAPLDSDDGNGEQVRIDDERDRRHNLSLCASFYKRRFVGETSGSLAASEMMIGDSVEDILRAVWTIVKPMIHREVVFVGDSGNQIPTWAESEPSFDDMWKFVYMQNHQNRRRINIEQISSKLLISWKDKDIRVHVHIYSTSVSCKQLWELVDKQLVKFQQTDRAGAPSNLSLSQLAGELQELHGNHFAGHASSWNHTSAWREQKKAELPPHSIIKFFRSVPVSEAVRMESARTGLSVASTINDAFSTGLAEIEEEATQLIVLAQRLKHRVSALRTRSSINSSLVSAMQESVRPEEDEISRSIADNVSDMLDVDHM from the coding sequence ATGGAAAGCGATGGAACTGAAAATCCCGTATATGCGATGCACCAAGTCAGCTACGACATCGATTTGGATATCGATTCCGATCACTATATGGTTGAAACCCTTGATGATGATCCCCTGATTGCTCCTTTGGACAGTGATGACGGAAACGGTGAGCAGGTGCGAATCGATGATGAGCGCGATCGCAGACATAATTTATCCTTGTGTGCTTCCTTTTACAAACGTCGGTTTGTTGGTGAGACATCTGGCAGTCTCGCAGCATCGGAGATGATGATAGGTGACTCAGTAGAAGATATCCTTCGAGCAGTTTGGACAATTGTCAAGCCAATGATTCACCGAGAAGTTGTGTTTGTGGGCGACAGTGGAAATCAAATTCCAACATGGGCTGAGAGCGAGCCGTCCTTCGATGACATGTGGAAATTTGTGTATATGCAAAACCATCAAAACCGTAGGCGTATCAACATCGAACAAATCAGCAGCAAACTTCTCATTAGCTGGAAGGATAAGGATATACGAGTGCACGTGCACATTTACTCCACTTCTGTGTCCTGCAAGCAACTATGGGAATTGGTCGACAAACAATTGGTCAAGTTTCAGCAAACCGATCGAGCAGGTGCACCAAGCAACCTATCGCTTTCTCAGTTGGCTGGTGAGCTTCAAGAGCTCCATGGCAATCACTTTGCAGGTCATGCAAGCTCATGGAATCACACCAGCGCATGGAGAGAGCAGAAAAAGGCAGAGCTTCCACCGCATTCTATCATCAAGTTCTTCAGATCTGTTCCTGTTTCCGAAGCTGTACGGATGGAAAGTGCACGAACTGGATTGTCTGTTGCCAGTACCATCAATGATGCGTTTTCTACAGGGCTGGCAGAAATAGAGGAAGAAGCTACACAGTTGATTGTGCTGGCGCAGAGGCTCAAGCATCGCGTTAGTGCACTACGAACTCGATCATCGATCAATTCTAGTTTGGTTTCAGCTATGCAGGAGTCTGTCAGACCAGAAGAGGACGAAATTAGTCGATCTATTGCAGATAATGTTTCGGATATGCTCGACGTAGATCACATGTAA